One genomic region from Rhodococcus sp. SBT000017 encodes:
- a CDS encoding ABC transporter ATP-binding protein has translation MSSISLTNVIKTFGELRAIDNVSIEVASGESLVVLGPSGSGKSTLLRVIAGLELQDSGDITIGGVPQTHLPPHKRDVAIVFQNFALYPHLSAFDNIALGLRHGLKLSRAEAQSRADDVAQRLEITELLGRRPRAMSGGQRQRVALARALARRSGVVLLDEPLSGLDAQLRLTLRSEIASLLRSTGATTLHVTHDQNDAMAMADRIAVVRGGVIEQLGTPEDLYARPNSLFVAGFIGSPAMNLLDGSSGAFGPVRSGMTLGIRPEHVKLGGHGDWTFDGVVKTVEHEGPSKIVHLDVSGQPVIARVQPQEDVQPDTVVPLSCTSADVHVFDSESGLALGTADTVWDRAVVSQ, from the coding sequence ATGAGCAGCATCTCATTGACCAACGTGATCAAGACCTTCGGCGAACTTCGCGCCATCGACAACGTGTCGATCGAGGTCGCCAGCGGTGAGAGCCTCGTCGTGCTCGGCCCGTCCGGATCGGGCAAGTCGACGCTCCTGCGCGTCATCGCCGGCCTCGAGCTGCAGGACTCCGGCGACATCACCATCGGCGGCGTACCCCAAACTCACCTGCCTCCGCACAAGCGCGACGTTGCCATCGTGTTCCAGAACTTCGCGCTCTATCCGCATCTCTCGGCCTTCGACAACATCGCCCTCGGCCTTCGTCATGGGTTGAAACTCTCTCGGGCCGAGGCACAGTCACGAGCCGACGACGTCGCACAGCGTCTGGAAATCACGGAGCTGCTGGGCCGTCGTCCGCGAGCGATGTCCGGTGGTCAGCGTCAACGCGTCGCGTTGGCGCGGGCATTGGCGCGTCGGTCGGGGGTGGTGTTGCTCGACGAGCCGCTCTCGGGCCTCGACGCGCAGTTGCGATTGACGTTGCGCTCGGAGATCGCGTCGCTGCTCCGTAGTACCGGTGCGACCACCCTGCACGTCACCCACGATCAGAACGATGCCATGGCGATGGCCGACCGCATCGCCGTGGTGCGCGGCGGCGTCATCGAACAACTGGGCACACCGGAGGACCTGTACGCGCGTCCGAACAGCCTGTTCGTCGCCGGCTTCATCGGCTCCCCGGCCATGAACCTGCTCGACGGCTCGTCGGGGGCGTTCGGCCCGGTACGGTCCGGAATGACCCTGGGTATCCGTCCCGAACACGTCAAGTTGGGTGGCCACGGGGACTGGACGTTCGACGGAGTTGTCAAGACGGTCGAACACGAGGGGCCGTCGAAGATCGTGCACCTGGACGTATCCGGGCAGCCGGTGATCGCTCGAGTGCAGCCTCAGGAGGACGTACAGCCGGACACGGTGGTGCCGCTCTCGTGCACCTCGGCCGATGTGCATGTGTTCGACAGTGAGTCGGGGCTCGCTCTGGGTACTGCGGATACGGTGTGGGACAGAGCGGTGGTGTCGCAATGA
- a CDS encoding serine hydrolase, with translation MRRSTWISAACAAALLVGGCATDTDATAATTTTPTPENCAPVTSTDLATEDGWIGLIDQAPDTVSLVIDDGRGRTVEHRADQQQVLASAIKVVHLAAYAQAVANGTIDPNEQVALSDWERWYLPGTDANAHPKALTRLGIANAGTNATDPNATVRIDDMVSAMIQESDNSVPDYLRYRLGDQALVDGAAAGGWENFEPPSMVADMLSVFDPELADADTWETAQKWAFDPQFRAQVEASVQVPTFEDQAARVESSFRGGSAEELNGMYRAFTDGTYGDASDTILRQLEWQPAGDGVLGVGFKGGSLPGVLTQGFELRRNDGTVATAVWLIDGLSADRFEQAYAGAGAQQQLIVDAMLSPEVLDRIACVV, from the coding sequence ATGCGACGCTCGACCTGGATCTCGGCAGCTTGTGCAGCTGCGCTGTTGGTGGGCGGATGCGCCACCGACACCGACGCAACTGCAGCGACCACCACTACTCCGACGCCGGAGAACTGCGCTCCCGTCACCTCGACGGACCTCGCGACCGAGGACGGATGGATCGGGCTGATCGATCAAGCACCCGACACCGTCAGCCTCGTGATCGACGACGGACGCGGCCGAACCGTCGAACATCGGGCAGACCAACAGCAGGTACTCGCCTCCGCGATCAAAGTGGTGCATCTCGCCGCCTACGCGCAGGCCGTCGCAAACGGCACCATCGACCCCAACGAGCAAGTGGCCCTCTCGGATTGGGAGCGGTGGTATCTTCCCGGCACCGACGCCAATGCACATCCGAAGGCCTTGACCCGGTTGGGTATTGCGAACGCCGGCACCAACGCAACCGACCCCAATGCCACGGTCCGCATCGATGACATGGTCTCGGCCATGATCCAGGAGAGCGACAATTCGGTGCCCGACTACCTCCGATACCGACTCGGCGATCAAGCACTCGTCGACGGCGCAGCAGCCGGAGGTTGGGAGAACTTCGAGCCGCCGAGCATGGTGGCCGACATGCTCTCGGTCTTCGATCCCGAACTTGCCGATGCCGATACCTGGGAGACCGCCCAGAAGTGGGCATTCGACCCGCAGTTCCGGGCCCAGGTCGAGGCGTCCGTGCAAGTGCCGACCTTCGAAGACCAGGCCGCCAGGGTTGAGAGCAGTTTCCGCGGCGGTTCGGCCGAAGAATTGAACGGAATGTATCGCGCCTTCACGGACGGGACCTACGGCGACGCATCCGACACCATTCTGCGCCAACTGGAATGGCAACCCGCAGGTGACGGCGTTCTCGGTGTCGGCTTCAAAGGTGGCAGCCTCCCCGGTGTGCTGACTCAGGGTTTTGAGCTGCGCCGCAATGACGGAACTGTCGCGACGGCGGTGTGGCTCATCGATGGTCTTTCTGCAGACAGATTCGAGCAAGCGTATGCAGGAGCCGGCGCGCAACAGCAACTCATCGTCGATGCGATGCTCTCGCCCGAGGTTCTAGACCGGATAGCCTGCGTGGTGTGA
- a CDS encoding GNAT family N-acetyltransferase: MPTLHHAPLARVDQNTLYRIMALRVAVFVHEQRIVDDIELDGADLLPTTELFWMQEDDGEVLATIHVLVDDTVHIGRVATAASARGKGYAGELVKAAQTVYPGVVELSAQAHLEEWYGRFGFVRVGENYLDAGISHVRMVSE, translated from the coding sequence ATGCCTACTCTCCATCACGCCCCGCTGGCGCGCGTCGACCAGAACACCCTTTACCGCATCATGGCGCTTCGGGTCGCAGTGTTCGTGCACGAGCAGCGCATCGTCGACGACATCGAACTCGACGGTGCCGACCTGCTCCCGACAACGGAGTTGTTCTGGATGCAGGAGGATGACGGTGAGGTGCTGGCGACCATTCACGTGCTCGTCGACGACACCGTTCACATCGGCCGAGTCGCGACCGCCGCCAGTGCACGGGGTAAGGGCTACGCCGGAGAACTCGTGAAAGCGGCACAGACGGTGTATCCCGGGGTCGTCGAACTCTCCGCGCAGGCGCACCTCGAAGAGTGGTACGGCCGCTTCGGATTCGTTCGCGTGGGGGAGAACTACCTGGATGCTGGAATTTCGCATGTGCGGATGGTGTCCGAATAG
- a CDS encoding helix-turn-helix transcriptional regulator, giving the protein MSSKFESRLAELEARVAELERRGAPQQLDATPSTGGMIAYQGDVHLHGTVRWDIGYSPDAIVELPVPSASEVLAALGHPVRLQIVRTLLRGPANAADLHAAVGVGSSGQIYHHLKTLSSANIVEQQGRGDYRIAAKRVVPVLVSMLAAADIAGDLGT; this is encoded by the coding sequence GTGAGTTCAAAGTTCGAGTCGAGACTGGCAGAGCTGGAAGCCCGCGTTGCCGAGCTTGAACGACGCGGCGCTCCCCAGCAGCTCGACGCCACCCCGTCGACCGGCGGCATGATCGCCTACCAAGGCGACGTACATCTGCACGGCACGGTCCGCTGGGACATCGGCTACTCCCCCGACGCCATCGTGGAACTACCGGTGCCCTCCGCGTCGGAAGTTCTTGCTGCTCTGGGACATCCGGTGCGGCTGCAGATCGTGCGAACACTGCTGCGAGGCCCCGCGAACGCGGCGGATCTGCACGCGGCGGTGGGAGTCGGCTCGTCCGGTCAGATCTATCACCACCTCAAGACGCTGAGCTCGGCGAACATCGTCGAGCAGCAGGGCCGCGGTGACTACCGAATCGCCGCGAAGCGCGTCGTGCCGGTGCTTGTTTCGATGCTCGCTGCTGCCGATATTGCCGGCGACCTGGGTACCTGA
- a CDS encoding ABC transporter substrate-binding protein: protein MTTSKLVLAAGTLSIALLATACGSSDSGGTTATAADISSCDPNGTTITAQYLPQGDSAAQAAKVSMEQEFPGLTVELKPGGDSGYDKATQQMVADIAAGSRPDVAMIGLGQIRFWVDQYKPQPLDTSALAETYDQRFLDIGKVDGTSYIAPFQVSIPVLYTNTTMTESAGVTAPPTSTSQWLDDAATVKAATGSASVSLPRDQIADWVAQAMIQSAGATFVDAEGKPGFDNDEGRAGMGIYAELGAQKLQDPIGANDALTQFNTGNLAYMVTSPASAASIKKAIGDKFDWTVTAMPVPDGGEASLPAGGNGWMVLSEDPCKAAFGNALIGHMLDPQVITESSKSFSYIPVDTEAAATLAADPDAQSQLGFAWTYTGTPTPWGGWHGDATPKVNQFIQDMVQRLTGGEPLDAVMTDTVRRIDAAVR from the coding sequence ATGACCACGTCCAAACTCGTCCTCGCGGCGGGCACCCTGTCCATTGCACTGCTCGCTACCGCATGCGGTAGCAGCGATTCCGGCGGCACCACCGCCACCGCAGCCGACATCTCGAGCTGCGACCCCAACGGCACCACCATCACCGCCCAGTACCTTCCGCAGGGAGACTCTGCCGCGCAGGCAGCTAAAGTGTCCATGGAACAGGAGTTTCCAGGTCTTACCGTCGAGCTCAAGCCCGGTGGAGACTCCGGCTACGACAAAGCCACTCAGCAGATGGTCGCCGACATCGCCGCGGGATCGCGTCCTGACGTCGCCATGATCGGACTCGGCCAGATCCGCTTCTGGGTGGACCAGTACAAGCCGCAGCCCCTCGACACCTCCGCGCTAGCGGAAACCTACGACCAGCGTTTTCTCGACATCGGCAAGGTCGACGGCACCTCCTACATCGCGCCGTTCCAGGTCTCGATCCCCGTGCTATACACCAATACAACGATGACCGAAAGTGCAGGCGTGACTGCCCCGCCGACATCGACGTCCCAATGGCTCGACGACGCCGCAACCGTCAAAGCTGCGACTGGATCTGCGTCCGTGTCGCTCCCCCGCGACCAGATTGCCGACTGGGTTGCGCAGGCCATGATCCAGAGCGCCGGAGCAACATTTGTCGACGCCGAGGGTAAGCCCGGTTTCGACAACGACGAGGGACGAGCCGGAATGGGCATCTACGCAGAGCTCGGCGCACAGAAACTGCAGGACCCCATCGGAGCCAATGATGCTCTGACGCAATTCAACACCGGCAATCTCGCCTACATGGTGACCTCACCGGCCAGTGCAGCGAGCATCAAGAAGGCCATCGGCGACAAGTTCGACTGGACCGTCACCGCGATGCCGGTCCCCGACGGCGGCGAAGCCTCGCTCCCCGCAGGCGGAAACGGATGGATGGTGCTCTCCGAGGACCCGTGCAAGGCAGCGTTCGGCAACGCGCTGATCGGCCACATGCTCGATCCCCAGGTGATCACCGAAAGCTCGAAGTCGTTCAGCTACATACCCGTCGACACCGAAGCTGCGGCGACGCTGGCCGCCGATCCCGACGCACAGTCCCAGCTCGGCTTCGCCTGGACCTACACCGGTACCCCCACACCGTGGGGTGGCTGGCACGGCGATGCAACTCCGAAGGTGAACCAGTTCATTCAGGACATGGTGCAGCGCCTCACCGGCGGCGAACCGCTCGACGCCGTCATGACCGACACCGTACGTCGTATCGATGCGGCGGTGCGCTGA
- a CDS encoding PQQ-binding-like beta-propeller repeat protein encodes MRGRVLYDDGLPRPGTMISDGITVTTTAFDGSFTLDVAGAFVFVTRPAGWTCDRWYVPATADTVDFVLRRDSDLYPHSFVHISDTHVGRGPYYPQPVELGGRSTLTEFLTRLPDAVSGLSSVIATGDLTDRGIDVEYGELKDAVAASPIPLHLLPGNHDHMGGTIVGAVSRNNYSIHTADPSAYERHLGPRWYSFDLPGLHVVALDWHTHELGIDHELQNAWMTADLESIPADMPWILLSHDQPWHSILEAAPRSPLATFSGHRHTSRVVDVDGTLHVNTPTPLFAGLDFSPPSFRVVRWDGERISLDTRSLAKTGLEKATFALGSTVPRPDESLWRVELPGAAHRASVRVIGDIVLAPVKDEDRAAGGIQAIDATSGELLWHRELGSAVKCTPAVSGTTAIAVAVSGDVTALDIATGDRLWHAPSPDPLRLFAFAEPLIEDGRVVVGDLSHLRCLDVTNGETVWERTDLSTYQTIVDHTRPVMVDGTLVVGSWPTPDRLVGLDLASGATLWPTQVAEAELGKGFEKADTPVGTPLYDETTGALFVSVIGALARIDATGHTQWKVPMSLPWNPATPVATEYGIAIVDAGARLALLDRETGGVLWSLSVDGDAPFAMASYQRTPHVLFAEPALCQDMLLVPTLDGRLHLVNAKTGELEGSMTVGAPIAAAPVVIDDRVYLTTVDGGVIAYSVDTILGRAS; translated from the coding sequence ATGCGCGGACGCGTCTTGTACGACGACGGCCTCCCCCGCCCAGGAACCATGATCAGCGACGGAATCACCGTCACGACAACCGCATTCGACGGTAGCTTCACTCTCGACGTCGCCGGAGCGTTCGTCTTCGTGACGCGCCCCGCAGGCTGGACCTGCGATCGCTGGTATGTCCCCGCCACCGCCGATACCGTCGACTTCGTTCTGCGACGCGACTCGGACCTGTACCCGCACAGCTTCGTTCACATCTCCGACACCCACGTGGGCCGCGGACCGTACTACCCACAGCCCGTCGAACTCGGCGGCCGCTCCACCCTCACAGAATTCCTCACCCGCCTGCCCGACGCGGTCTCGGGACTGTCCTCGGTCATCGCGACCGGCGACCTCACCGACCGCGGCATCGACGTCGAGTACGGCGAACTGAAAGACGCCGTGGCCGCAAGCCCCATCCCGCTGCACCTATTACCCGGCAACCACGATCACATGGGCGGCACCATCGTCGGAGCCGTCAGCCGCAACAACTACTCCATTCACACCGCCGACCCCTCCGCGTACGAACGGCATCTCGGCCCGCGCTGGTACTCCTTCGACCTTCCCGGGCTGCACGTGGTCGCGCTCGACTGGCACACCCACGAACTCGGCATCGACCACGAACTCCAGAATGCCTGGATGACAGCCGATCTGGAATCCATCCCCGCAGACATGCCGTGGATTCTGCTCAGTCACGACCAGCCCTGGCACTCCATTCTCGAGGCGGCCCCGCGCTCCCCACTCGCCACGTTCTCCGGTCACCGACACACGTCGCGAGTCGTCGACGTGGACGGCACCCTGCACGTCAACACCCCCACACCGTTGTTCGCCGGTCTGGACTTCTCGCCGCCGTCGTTCCGCGTCGTCCGTTGGGACGGGGAGCGTATCTCCCTCGACACCCGCAGCCTCGCCAAGACCGGTCTCGAAAAGGCCACCTTCGCACTCGGCAGCACTGTTCCGCGACCGGACGAATCCCTTTGGCGTGTTGAGCTTCCGGGTGCCGCGCACCGGGCATCGGTCCGGGTGATCGGCGATATCGTGCTGGCCCCGGTCAAGGACGAGGACCGCGCCGCCGGCGGTATCCAGGCCATCGACGCGACATCCGGCGAGCTGCTCTGGCACCGCGAACTGGGTTCCGCCGTCAAATGCACTCCGGCCGTCAGCGGCACCACAGCCATCGCCGTCGCAGTATCCGGCGACGTCACCGCCCTCGACATCGCCACCGGTGATCGACTGTGGCACGCACCGTCTCCCGACCCGCTGCGCCTTTTCGCTTTCGCGGAACCACTGATCGAGGACGGCCGCGTTGTCGTCGGTGACCTCTCGCACCTGCGCTGCCTCGATGTGACGAACGGCGAGACGGTGTGGGAACGTACCGACCTCTCGACCTACCAAACGATCGTGGACCATACCCGGCCCGTCATGGTCGACGGCACCCTCGTCGTCGGAAGCTGGCCCACGCCAGACAGATTGGTTGGCCTCGATCTCGCCTCCGGCGCGACGCTCTGGCCCACACAGGTTGCCGAGGCCGAGCTCGGCAAAGGATTCGAGAAGGCCGACACCCCTGTCGGCACCCCGCTCTACGACGAAACGACCGGAGCATTGTTCGTCTCCGTCATCGGGGCGTTGGCCCGCATCGACGCCACCGGCCACACCCAGTGGAAGGTGCCGATGAGCTTGCCCTGGAACCCGGCCACCCCGGTCGCGACCGAATACGGCATCGCGATCGTCGATGCCGGTGCGCGGTTGGCCCTGCTCGACCGCGAAACCGGCGGGGTGCTGTGGTCACTGTCCGTCGACGGGGACGCGCCGTTCGCCATGGCCAGCTACCAGCGCACCCCGCACGTGTTGTTCGCGGAACCGGCTCTGTGCCAGGACATGTTGCTCGTGCCCACGCTCGACGGACGACTGCATCTGGTCAATGCGAAGACCGGTGAGCTCGAGGGTTCGATGACCGTCGGCGCACCGATCGCGGCGGCCCCCGTCGTCATCGACGATCGTGTCTACCTCACCACCGTCGACGGCGGCGTGATCGCCTACTCGGTCGACACCATCCTGGGACGGGCGTCATGA
- a CDS encoding HAD family hydrolase, whose product MTSTTDRETLVVFDWNGTVMDDVSRATNAMNQVLSHYDRDDITEDDVRRTFRLPMTEWTTALGLPDEAADLWSVEVSFLDAAARPEAHAVLLELRSAGVVVGVASAASEAAVVADARRCGLIDVIDLLATGVSDKTEYLRSVRRLADRAVYVGDCEYDVECARAAGFEAVAIAGGYRSVADLESAMPDVVVTDLGDVAGLVTATIRS is encoded by the coding sequence ATGACCTCGACGACCGACCGCGAAACACTGGTGGTGTTCGACTGGAACGGCACCGTCATGGACGACGTGTCCCGCGCCACGAATGCCATGAATCAGGTTCTCTCGCACTACGACCGAGACGACATCACCGAGGACGATGTTCGGCGTACATTCCGTTTGCCGATGACCGAATGGACCACAGCGCTCGGTCTCCCCGATGAGGCAGCGGACCTGTGGAGCGTCGAAGTCTCCTTCCTCGACGCCGCGGCCCGCCCCGAGGCTCACGCCGTGCTCCTCGAATTACGTTCGGCCGGTGTCGTTGTGGGCGTTGCATCCGCGGCTTCCGAAGCCGCCGTGGTTGCCGACGCCCGACGCTGCGGACTCATCGACGTCATCGACCTACTGGCCACGGGCGTATCCGACAAGACCGAGTACCTGCGATCGGTTCGTCGACTCGCAGACCGCGCGGTGTACGTCGGGGACTGCGAATACGACGTGGAATGTGCGCGTGCTGCCGGTTTCGAGGCGGTGGCGATCGCCGGCGGATACCGAAGTGTGGCGGATCTGGAATCCGCCATGCCGGATGTCGTGGTGACCGATCTCGGCGACGTAGCCGGACTGGTCACGGCAACGATTCGATCGTAG
- a CDS encoding MurR/RpiR family transcriptional regulator, giving the protein MTENETIATNPVGSSSKRALLEDIRMRSAGLSPAEQRVSRQVLSHPEDVLELSVTELAARSDTSVGTVMRFCTRLGLRGYQDLKLNLARTVISVTDSLAAEVHADDTDDVVLAKVLASSATAISHASDLIDSTALTAIVDSLVTARRVAFAAVGTSAPLAADISYRLTTIGVDATFTPDPHVQHVTARMLGPGDVCFAISHTGSTQETLAVMRTAAQTGATTAALTSFTSSPLTDIVDHRLVAGSRETSYRIESMTSRLVHLAVLDAIHVALVLRRDGCREALAASGDIITEHRI; this is encoded by the coding sequence GTGACCGAGAACGAGACCATCGCCACCAACCCTGTCGGTAGTTCATCCAAACGTGCTCTCCTCGAGGACATTCGGATGCGCTCAGCCGGCCTTTCGCCGGCCGAGCAGCGGGTGTCACGACAGGTATTGAGCCACCCGGAGGACGTTCTCGAGCTCTCGGTCACCGAACTCGCCGCACGCTCCGACACCTCCGTCGGAACCGTGATGCGCTTCTGCACCCGCCTCGGATTACGTGGGTATCAGGATCTCAAACTCAATCTCGCCCGCACCGTCATCTCGGTGACGGACTCACTCGCCGCCGAAGTCCACGCAGACGACACCGACGACGTTGTCCTCGCAAAAGTGTTGGCGAGCAGCGCAACTGCCATCTCCCACGCCTCCGACCTCATCGACAGCACCGCACTGACTGCCATCGTCGACAGTCTCGTCACCGCCCGCCGCGTTGCCTTCGCCGCGGTCGGCACGTCGGCCCCACTCGCAGCCGACATCTCGTACCGCCTCACCACCATCGGCGTCGACGCCACCTTCACCCCCGACCCGCACGTCCAACACGTCACCGCCCGCATGCTCGGCCCCGGCGACGTCTGCTTCGCCATCAGCCACACCGGCTCCACCCAGGAAACACTCGCCGTGATGCGCACCGCAGCGCAGACCGGAGCCACCACCGCCGCCCTCACCAGCTTCACCTCATCCCCGCTCACCGACATCGTGGACCACCGACTCGTCGCCGGTAGCCGCGAAACCTCCTACCGCATCGAATCGATGACCAGTCGACTCGTCCACCTCGCCGTGCTCGACGCCATCCACGTCGCACTCGTACTCCGCCGAGACGGCTGCCGCGAGGCCCTCGCGGCCAGCGGCGACATCATCACCGAACACCGCATCTAG
- a CDS encoding carbohydrate ABC transporter permease — protein MTAVLEKPDAPTSIPRRSSSRTGWFLVAPAMSLTALFIVIPGALALVGSLFAIDITSGVEWTWVGLDNYTALFADSAVRQSLLNTVLYCAMTIVPSLVIGFWLAVLAHSLTRGRRLVQTLLFLPFTANLVAMAVVFRWIFSLNGGFANEMLALIGVAPLNFLGESTYALPTVAAVGVWRGAALAMILFLSGLTSIPTSVDEACAADGITGLTRLRRVVLPLLKPITIFVTVMIVLQSVQVFDTINVMTGGGPLGATETALTMTWRLGFAYYDLGQAAALSTILLLVLIAIGVLRRRSLSGGNQ, from the coding sequence ATGACCGCCGTCCTGGAAAAACCCGACGCACCGACGTCGATACCCCGCCGAAGCTCGTCGCGCACCGGCTGGTTCCTCGTCGCCCCGGCGATGTCTCTGACCGCCCTGTTCATCGTCATCCCCGGCGCACTTGCGTTGGTGGGCAGTCTTTTTGCCATCGACATCACCAGCGGAGTCGAGTGGACCTGGGTGGGACTGGACAACTACACCGCTCTGTTCGCCGATTCTGCCGTCCGGCAATCTCTGCTCAACACGGTGCTCTACTGCGCGATGACAATCGTCCCGAGCCTGGTGATCGGCTTCTGGCTTGCCGTGCTTGCTCATTCGCTGACTCGGGGCCGCCGGCTGGTGCAGACGCTACTGTTCCTCCCGTTCACCGCGAATCTCGTCGCGATGGCGGTGGTGTTCCGCTGGATCTTCTCTCTCAACGGCGGGTTCGCCAACGAAATGCTCGCCCTGATCGGGGTCGCGCCACTGAACTTCCTGGGAGAGAGCACCTACGCACTTCCCACCGTCGCCGCCGTCGGTGTGTGGCGCGGGGCTGCATTGGCGATGATCCTGTTCCTGTCCGGACTGACCAGCATCCCCACCTCCGTCGACGAGGCCTGTGCGGCCGACGGCATCACCGGGCTCACCCGCCTGCGGAGAGTCGTTCTGCCCCTGCTCAAACCGATCACGATCTTCGTCACCGTCATGATCGTTCTGCAATCGGTGCAGGTCTTCGACACCATCAACGTCATGACCGGCGGCGGTCCCCTCGGAGCTACCGAAACCGCACTCACGATGACGTGGCGGCTGGGGTTCGCGTACTACGACCTCGGACAAGCCGCCGCCCTGTCCACCATCCTGCTGCTCGTCCTCATCGCGATCGGCGTTCTACGCCGGCGCTCCCTCAGCGGAGGAAACCAGTGA
- a CDS encoding carbohydrate ABC transporter permease, producing MILRIARITTIVLACLVSIFPFYWMLRTSIASPDSVMMNGLSWLPDSFDLSNYSRAWTEANLGRAMINGAVVTLGILALQLLTCVPAAYAFAKVPFRGRSTLFALTLACLLIPTQATALPLYLGVGSAGLANTMTALIIPFATSAFGIFLMRQHMLTIPDALLDAAKADGLRTFSTLWRVVVPSAMPAIATFSVFSIFVHWNDYLWPLLVARDASLHTPPLALAVFQQADTGFDYGALTAGAAIITTPIVVLFLIAQRRFVAGIAGGELPG from the coding sequence GTGATACTTCGCATCGCTCGCATCACCACGATCGTCCTCGCCTGCCTCGTCTCCATCTTCCCCTTCTACTGGATGCTCCGCACGTCCATCGCCAGCCCCGACTCGGTGATGATGAACGGATTGTCCTGGTTGCCAGACTCGTTCGACCTGAGCAACTACTCCCGCGCCTGGACCGAGGCCAACCTCGGCCGGGCCATGATCAACGGGGCCGTGGTCACACTCGGCATCCTCGCGCTCCAACTTCTCACCTGCGTCCCGGCTGCGTATGCGTTCGCGAAGGTTCCCTTCCGCGGCCGCAGCACGCTGTTCGCACTGACGTTGGCCTGCCTGCTCATTCCCACCCAGGCCACGGCATTGCCGCTCTACCTCGGTGTCGGATCGGCCGGGCTCGCCAACACCATGACCGCGCTCATCATCCCCTTCGCCACCAGCGCCTTCGGCATCTTCCTGATGCGACAGCACATGCTCACTATCCCCGACGCCCTACTCGATGCCGCGAAAGCCGATGGGCTACGGACATTCTCGACGCTCTGGCGCGTCGTCGTCCCCTCGGCCATGCCCGCGATCGCCACGTTCTCGGTGTTCTCGATCTTCGTGCACTGGAACGACTACCTCTGGCCCCTTCTCGTCGCTCGCGACGCCTCCCTCCACACACCGCCGCTCGCCCTCGCGGTCTTCCAGCAAGCCGACACCGGATTCGACTACGGCGCCCTCACCGCCGGTGCCGCCATCATCACCACCCCGATCGTCGTTCTCTTCCTCATCGCTCAGCGTCGATTCGTAGCCGGCATCGCCGGTGGCGAACTGCCGGGCTGA